The sequence ATTGCGGGACCAGCGCAAGGCGGAGACGCGGCAGCGAATCCAGGATGCGGCTCGTCTGCTGATAGCGCGGGATGGATTCGAGGCAACGACCATGCGCGGTTTGGCCCGTGAAGCCGGGGTGGGTCTTGGCACCATCGCCCTACACTTTCAGGACAAGACTTCCCTGCTTTTTTCCGCGTTTTTCGATGAGATCAGCGAGGTCACGCGAAAGGCAATTGAGGGTTCTCCGAAGGACGTCCCGTTACGGGAACAATTTCAACATATGCTGCGGACAATGTACGGCTACTATGGTGAGCACACATTGTTTCTGCGGGCTGTCGTAAAAGAGGCTCTTTTCGCGACAGGCGAGTGGAAGGAGCGTTTCGATAGCCAGCTATCGGAGGCTGTGGACAAGGTTGCAGCGCTGGTCGAGGCGCGTAAGGCCACAGGCGAAGTCCGACCGGACGTTTCGGCACCGGATGTAGCCATGATCTGCTGGTCCCTCTACTCTGCCGGGCTTATCGACGGACTGAACCGGGAGCTGTTCGACGCTGATGCATTGGTGCACGCGGTCATGGCACGGTTGGACATTGTCCTGAACGGAGTGCTCGCGGGGTGCGGTCATGGAGCGAAGTGAGATACAAAGACTTCCCGGCATGGAAGGCCTGCTTGAAGGAGCGGACCATGTGGATGTGCACGTCATGGACGGGTCGGGCTCGGTCCTTGATCTGAGCGCTGACATTCTTTCCTACCGGCCCGGCTGGATGTCCGCCCTGTGGCGCGTCAGGGTTTGGCTTCTTCGGGCCTTGGGTCAGGGCGAACGGGCTGTACCCGGCCGACATGGATGGACCGGCGGGACCCTGCCCCGCTGCCCGGGCGATCAGGTCGGCTTTTTCTCCGTGGTTCGATCCGACGGAAAGACGCATTGGATCGCGGAAGGCAAGGAATCGCATCTGGAAGCGGTCATGGCTGTTTGCGGAACGCCGCTTTCCGACGGACAAATACGGTTCAGCGTTGTCACCGTGGTCCGCTATCACAACATGGCTGGGCGCATCTATTTCAATGTGATCAAGCTGTTCCACCATCTTGTGGTCCACGCGGCCATGCGTTGTGCATTGTCTGGTCAGGGGTAGCCGATGAGAGCCATCAGTCGGGTACATGGAGAAAGCGACAATTGTGTGAACGCTGTTTACACAGTGAACGGAGTTTGCTAGTGGCGGGCATGACCACGAAAAACAGACGGGAACGTGAAAGGGAAAAGATGCGGCGGCGCATTCTGGACGCGGCCAGACAACTCTTTGTCAAAGAGGGGTTCGACAATGTCTCGCTGCGGCGCATCGCATCGCGCATCGAGTACAGCCCGGCAGCATTGTACCGCTATTTCCGGAACAAGAAGGAGATCCTCTCCGCCTTGCGCGAAGAGGGGTTCGCCAGCTTCGTGGAGCGGCAGGAGCGCTCCAGGGAGCGGTTCCCGGACCCGCTTGAGCGACTGCGGGCTGGAGCGCGCGAATATATCCGGTTCGCACTGGCGGAACCGGACCATTATCACCTGATGTTCAGCACCAGTTGCGGACAGGTGGACCTGGACGGGGAATGGGCCGCCAGCTCCTTGCGTTCCTTCAACATGTTCCGCGATCTGGTCATCGAATGCGCTGCCACCGGCAGATTCGGCGAGGTGGAGCCCGACGCCATGGTCTTTGCCCTGTGGGGGCAGCTCCATGGCTTGGTTCATCTCATCGCCACCGGTCAGATGGCGGCATTGAGCAACGGCGCGGACCTGGATGCTCTGCTGGACCGGATCATCGGGTTCGGCCTGCGTCCGGGCCTCGGGAATCAGCAATCAACGCCGGAAGAAGAAAGGCGGTAGCTCATGAAACGGATCGGAATATATTTCATCACGCTGGCGCTGTTTGGCGCCCTGCTGCTCTCCGGTTGCGGTAACGACCGGCTCGGCGAGGCTGGCGAAGCCAAGGCCCCGGTGCCGGGGAGCGATCTGGCCGAAGCCGCCCAGATGGAGGTTCCCACCCCTGCCCCGCCCAAACCGGTCTCCACGGAGACGTTTACGGTGCGGTCCGCGGACCGGCAATCCTCCCTTACCGGCTTTACCCGCGCCCGCAGCTCCATGAGCCTGGTGTCCGAGGAGTCCGGCCGGGTGGTCAGGGTTCTGGCCGATGTGGGCGACGCGCTCGGTCGCGACGGTCTGTTCGCCGAGCTGGATACCACCTTCATCAAGCTCGACCTGGCCACCAACCGCGCGGACCAACAACGCCTCAAGAGCGATCTGGATTACAACAAGAAGGAGATGGATCGGTATCAGGCGCTGGTCAAGACCGACACCGCGCCCCAATCCACCCTGGACTCCAACATTCGCGCTCATCAGGCCGCCCTGCAGCAGCTGCGGGCCAAGCAGGTGGAGGAGGAAGTTCTTCTGGAGCGGCTGAAGCGGTTCAAGCTGGTCGGCCCTCCCGGCTGGAAGATCGTGGCCCGTGATATCGAGCCCGGCGAATGGGTCACCAAGGGCGAGACCGTGGCCGAGTTGGGACGCTACGACGTCCTGCTCGTGCCCTTTGCCCTGACCAGCGAGGAGTACCGCGCCCTCAAGGATATGGGGGACGCCGTAACCCTGCGCCTGACCGACCTGGGCGGCTCGGTGAAAGCCCGTGTGGCCCGTGTCTCGCCGGGCTTTGATCCGGTCACGAGAAAGATCAACGTGGACCTGGAGGTCACTAAGGGCGATTTCGAGTTCCGGGGCGGCATCCGTACCGAACTGGATGTGATCCTGCCCGATCCCGGCGGGGCCGTGGTCGTGCCCGCGTCTGCGCTGGTCAAGGCATACGAGGAGTATTTCCTGATGACTCCGGACGGGAAACGCGTCCGCGTGGTCCTGCTCGGCTCTGCGGGCGATGGCCTGCGTCGGGTTTCCGGCCCGGACGTGCGCCCCGGCGACGTTTTCCTCCTCCACCCCTAACCTCAGGGAAGACGAGCCATGCACAAGGATTCGCCCACACAGGCCCTTATCCGGTTCACCCTGGGCCAGAAGGTTTTTGTCAACCTCATGTTCGTCCTGCTCATGGTCGTGGGCGTGTTCTGCGTCATGGACCTGCCGGTGGAACGCTACCCGGACGTGCGCATGGGCAAGGTGGTCATTTCCGCCTTTCTGCCCGGGGCCAGCCCGGACGAGGTGGAGACCCTGGTCACGCGCAAGATCGAGGACGCGCTCGAGGATCTGGAGAACGTGGAGTTCATCCGCTCCCGCTCCTTCCGCCAGCGCTGCTCCATCATGGTCAAGTTCCTGGACGATACCGATTACGACAAGCTGTATGACGAGCTGCGCTTCAAGGTGTTGTCCATCCAGAACGACCTGCCCGACGATATGGACCCGCCCGATTTCACGGTCATACGCGTGTCCGAGTGGCTGCCGGTCATGTCCGTGAACCTGCTCGGGGACCGCTCCAACCGGGCGCTCAGCCTCATGGCCGACGAGCTCAAACTGCCCCTGCAGTCCATCCCCGGGGTCAAGGAAGTTCAGATAAACGGGGAGTACACCCGCGAGTTCCATGTGGCTCTGGACCCGGTCAAGATGATGCGCTTCGGGGTCACCTTCGACGAGGTGGGCCAGGCGCTGCAAGGTGCCAACGTGTCTGTCCCGGCGGGAGATTTCATCAGCGATTCCGGCGAGTACGTCATCGTTGTGGATGAAAAATTCCGGTCGCGTGACGAGGTCGCCCGGACCATTGTCCGGCGCGATCTGGACGGCTCCTTCGTGACCGTGGGCGATGTGCTGAGCGCGGCGGGCATGGACTACCGCGACCCGTTCGTGGTCTCGTCGGTCAACGGCAAGGACGCCGTGTCGGTCAAGGTTCTCAAGTCGCCCGAGGGCAACTCCCTGGATATCGGGGCCGCGGTGGAAAAGGTGGTCGCAGATTTCAAGCCCGTGCTGGACAAGGAAGGCGTCCAGGCGGTGGTCACCCAGGACCAGCGCATCAACATCCGCGAGAACATCAACACGCTCGGTTCCAACCTGCTGGTCGGCATCGTTCTGGTCTGCGGCTGCATCTGGCTGGTCATGGGCTTCCGCAACGCCATGCTGACCACCGTGGGCGTGCCCTTCTCCTTCCTGGTGACCATGATCATCATGTGGATCACCAACAACTCCATCAACGAGATCACCCTCTTTTCCTTTGTGCTGGTCAGCGGCATCATCGTTGACGACGCCATCGTGGTGGTGGAGAACATCTACCGCCACGTACAGGACGGCAAGGGACTGCGCGAAGCCGTGGTGGATGGGGCCAGCGAGGTGTTTCTGCCCGTTGTGGCGGCCACCTCCACCACCGTGGCCGCGTTCATGCCCATGCTGATCATGACCGGGTCCACCGGGGAGTTCTTCGCCCTGGTGCCCAAGGCCGTGTCCTTCGCCATCATCGCCTCCCTGGTCGAGTGTCTGGCCATCCTGCCCCTGCACTTTCTGGACTGGCCCGGGGCGGACAAGCTCGGACAACAGGCCAAGGAACATCTTCAGGCCCGCGACCCGCGTTTCATGGGCTGGCTGAAACGGGCCACCGACGCGGTCCTGCGCCGGACCCTGCGCCACCGCTGGAAAACCCTGGGACTGGTGGTCGTGGCCTTCTTCCTGGCCGTGTTCATGCTCGGCGTCTCGGTTACCGGTGTCATGCCCCTGCTGCGCATCAAGTTCTTCCCGGACGAATACACCCTCTACTACGTATCCCTGGAAGGCCCGGTGGGAACGGACGTGTACACGGCATCCGACAAGGCCAAGGAGATATCCCGATCGCTCATGGCCCTGGGCCCCGGTACCACCAAGGCGTGTTCCGGCCTGGGCGGCATGGACATTAACGAGGACTACGAGAACATCTTCGGCCCCAACCGGGCCATCGTCATCGTGGAGCTGCCCCGACAGGGCGAGCAGGACTTCGTGGACAACCCGGAAAACGACCCTCAGCTCCTTCTGGACGTCATTCGCGGGAAATTGGAACCCTTTGCCGCAGGCGGGTGGAAACTGCGCGTCTGGCCCGAACAGGGAGGCCCTCCGGCGGGCAAGGATGTGAACATCCGCGTGCTCGGCCCGGACCAGGACGCGGTCACCGCGCTGGAGGACGATGTCTTCAAATGGATACGGGCCAACAAGAAGCTCTCCCCCTACCTCGAGGATCTGGCTACGGACACGGGTACGGACAACCGTGTTTTCCGGTTCATTCCCGTACCGAGCCTGGTGGCCGAGTACGGCCTGACCCCGG is a genomic window of uncultured Pseudodesulfovibrio sp. containing:
- a CDS encoding TetR/AcrR family transcriptional regulator → MTTKNRREREREKMRRRILDAARQLFVKEGFDNVSLRRIASRIEYSPAALYRYFRNKKEILSALREEGFASFVERQERSRERFPDPLERLRAGAREYIRFALAEPDHYHLMFSTSCGQVDLDGEWAASSLRSFNMFRDLVIECAATGRFGEVEPDAMVFALWGQLHGLVHLIATGQMAALSNGADLDALLDRIIGFGLRPGLGNQQSTPEEERR
- a CDS encoding efflux RND transporter permease subunit, which encodes MHKDSPTQALIRFTLGQKVFVNLMFVLLMVVGVFCVMDLPVERYPDVRMGKVVISAFLPGASPDEVETLVTRKIEDALEDLENVEFIRSRSFRQRCSIMVKFLDDTDYDKLYDELRFKVLSIQNDLPDDMDPPDFTVIRVSEWLPVMSVNLLGDRSNRALSLMADELKLPLQSIPGVKEVQINGEYTREFHVALDPVKMMRFGVTFDEVGQALQGANVSVPAGDFISDSGEYVIVVDEKFRSRDEVARTIVRRDLDGSFVTVGDVLSAAGMDYRDPFVVSSVNGKDAVSVKVLKSPEGNSLDIGAAVEKVVADFKPVLDKEGVQAVVTQDQRINIRENINTLGSNLLVGIVLVCGCIWLVMGFRNAMLTTVGVPFSFLVTMIIMWITNNSINEITLFSFVLVSGIIVDDAIVVVENIYRHVQDGKGLREAVVDGASEVFLPVVAATSTTVAAFMPMLIMTGSTGEFFALVPKAVSFAIIASLVECLAILPLHFLDWPGADKLGQQAKEHLQARDPRFMGWLKRATDAVLRRTLRHRWKTLGLVVVAFFLAVFMLGVSVTGVMPLLRIKFFPDEYTLYYVSLEGPVGTDVYTASDKAKEISRSLMALGPGTTKACSGLGGMDINEDYENIFGPNRAIVIVELPRQGEQDFVDNPENDPQLLLDVIRGKLEPFAAGGWKLRVWPEQGGPPAGKDVNIRVLGPDQDAVTALEDDVFKWIRANKKLSPYLEDLATDTGTDNRVFRFIPVPSLVAEYGLTPAQVVSLAGGILDGRFVGKFRAADEDVDLRMKIDKRFLSTPEDALDIPILQNDTGPVRVGDLAEVRTYREPGQLNRFQGQRAVTLTANIREGAPVSAPSVVHDVRTYYRSIQDNYPGATISFAGEYESTGRSFTSLMYAFCIALLVMYTILACQFQSYVQPAIILSAVAFALIGVVFGTFLTRSLFTVNSFIATVGVAGVVVNDSLVLLDFINRLYARGFERTEAIREAVRVRLRPILLTTLTTTLGLLPMALGIPYYSVVWGTMATTFVTGLCVATAMTLLVMPLLWDLVTRRKERKDRKRAARQGLDSPDAEVGKV
- a CDS encoding efflux RND transporter periplasmic adaptor subunit — encoded protein: MKRIGIYFITLALFGALLLSGCGNDRLGEAGEAKAPVPGSDLAEAAQMEVPTPAPPKPVSTETFTVRSADRQSSLTGFTRARSSMSLVSEESGRVVRVLADVGDALGRDGLFAELDTTFIKLDLATNRADQQRLKSDLDYNKKEMDRYQALVKTDTAPQSTLDSNIRAHQAALQQLRAKQVEEEVLLERLKRFKLVGPPGWKIVARDIEPGEWVTKGETVAELGRYDVLLVPFALTSEEYRALKDMGDAVTLRLTDLGGSVKARVARVSPGFDPVTRKINVDLEVTKGDFEFRGGIRTELDVILPDPGGAVVVPASALVKAYEEYFLMTPDGKRVRVVLLGSAGDGLRRVSGPDVRPGDVFLLHP
- a CDS encoding TetR/AcrR family transcriptional regulator; its protein translation is MERETLRDQRKAETRQRIQDAARLLIARDGFEATTMRGLAREAGVGLGTIALHFQDKTSLLFSAFFDEISEVTRKAIEGSPKDVPLREQFQHMLRTMYGYYGEHTLFLRAVVKEALFATGEWKERFDSQLSEAVDKVAALVEARKATGEVRPDVSAPDVAMICWSLYSAGLIDGLNRELFDADALVHAVMARLDIVLNGVLAGCGHGAK
- a CDS encoding DUF2867 domain-containing protein, whose protein sequence is MERSEIQRLPGMEGLLEGADHVDVHVMDGSGSVLDLSADILSYRPGWMSALWRVRVWLLRALGQGERAVPGRHGWTGGTLPRCPGDQVGFFSVVRSDGKTHWIAEGKESHLEAVMAVCGTPLSDGQIRFSVVTVVRYHNMAGRIYFNVIKLFHHLVVHAAMRCALSGQG